The proteins below come from a single Desulfobulbaceae bacterium genomic window:
- a CDS encoding cation:proton antiporter — protein sequence MSKLSHNDLITLLLAVSTMLIISRIVSEYGKRFGLPLVMGELLVGIALGPTILGHLSPTTHSILFPFASNANFSLAMDTITSLSVIMLLFVTGLEVRLPLVLRQGKIAITTGLGGMILPFASGLALAWFFPQLFNAPNNGPSHAIFALFLGTALSISALPVIARILLDMNMLKTDIGMVILAAAIFNDLVGWLVFSFILSMARQGSGSPATIGHTIMSITAFSAFMLIAGRFAINRILPWVETNLSWPGGVLSLSLGLCLLCAAFTQSINVHAILGAFIAGIVIGDSVHLREQAREIMHQFVTNFFAPLFFVSIGLNVDFLRHFDLQIVTIVLILAYIGKVAGAGVGAKIGGMSWRQSLAIGFGLNARGAMEIILGSLAFEAAIISQPVFVALVVMALITSITSAPMMRYFMKTPSPTQQTRVS from the coding sequence ATGTCCAAACTAAGCCACAATGATCTGATAACCCTGCTCCTGGCGGTCAGCACCATGCTGATCATCTCCCGCATCGTATCTGAATATGGAAAACGATTTGGTTTACCCCTGGTAATGGGAGAACTGCTGGTCGGAATCGCCCTCGGCCCGACGATCCTTGGACACCTCTCCCCCACAACCCACAGCATACTCTTTCCCTTCGCCAGCAACGCCAATTTCTCCCTGGCCATGGACACCATCACTTCTCTCTCCGTGATCATGCTCCTCTTTGTCACCGGACTTGAAGTCCGTTTGCCGCTGGTCCTCCGGCAAGGGAAGATTGCCATCACCACCGGGCTTGGCGGCATGATTCTCCCCTTTGCCTCAGGTCTCGCCCTCGCCTGGTTCTTTCCACAATTATTCAATGCCCCAAACAACGGGCCAAGCCATGCTATTTTCGCCCTGTTTCTGGGGACCGCGCTCTCTATTTCGGCCTTGCCAGTCATTGCCAGGATCCTCTTGGATATGAATATGCTCAAAACCGACATCGGCATGGTGATTCTCGCCGCTGCCATCTTCAATGACCTGGTGGGCTGGCTCGTCTTCTCCTTCATCCTCTCGATGGCAAGACAAGGTAGTGGCAGCCCTGCCACCATTGGCCATACAATTATGTCAATTACCGCTTTCTCAGCCTTCATGCTGATTGCTGGACGATTTGCAATCAACCGTATTCTCCCTTGGGTAGAAACCAACCTTTCCTGGCCGGGAGGGGTCCTGTCTCTCAGTCTGGGACTCTGCCTGCTGTGTGCCGCCTTTACCCAAAGCATTAATGTCCATGCCATCCTTGGCGCTTTCATTGCTGGAATTGTCATTGGCGATTCCGTCCACCTACGGGAGCAGGCACGTGAGATCATGCACCAATTTGTGACTAATTTTTTCGCTCCTCTCTTTTTTGTCTCCATCGGCCTGAATGTAGATTTCCTCCGACACTTTGACCTACAGATAGTCACCATCGTGCTCATCCTTGCCTATATCGGCAAAGTGGCAGGGGCAGGAGTGGGCGCCAAAATTGGCGGGATGTCGTGGCGACAATCACTGGCGATTGGCTTCGGCCTTAATGCCCGAGGAGCCATGGAAATCATTCTCGGCAGCCTGGCCTTTGAGGCAGCAATCATCAGCCAACCGGTCTTCGTGGCGCTGGTGGTGATGGCGCTGATCACCAGCATCACCAGCGCCCCCATGATGCGCTATTTCATGAAAACACCCTCGCCAACACAGCAAACAAGAGTTTCTTAA
- a CDS encoding metallophosphoesterase, whose protein sequence is MPKVLLLFFFIYSLWQLYFFIKLRSALPLSRTLSAILILVLLLLPFAPILVRVAEQAGLNELAKPLAFWSYLWLAFIFLFVVSGIILDTCLLGATTLSRWRPSLPLKRLTSPLAGLLIPASLALTLCLYGFFEARQIHTETVIINTPKLAAAHSPLRIVQISDVHLGLIIGRARLGRILTAVNQARPDILVSTGDLVDGQLDGMEELAEMLADIRPRYGKYAVTGNHEYYAGISHSLSFTKRAGFTLLQGEAIHLDGLLTLAGVNDRGRHAAELTGPSVEQNLLAPLDQSTFTLLLKHRPEISPDSFGLFDLQLSGHTHKGQIFPFSLLTNLFFVKNAGLLTIDEQCQLYVNRGSGTWGPPIRLLSPPEVTVIELRHDMTSPVPDVKPTLDSATKEK, encoded by the coding sequence ATGCCTAAAGTCCTGCTCCTCTTTTTCTTCATCTACTCTCTGTGGCAACTCTATTTTTTTATCAAACTGCGCAGTGCTCTCCCCCTTTCCCGAACACTGTCAGCCATACTTATCCTTGTGCTGCTGCTACTGCCTTTTGCACCCATCCTGGTCCGGGTCGCTGAACAGGCGGGGCTGAATGAACTTGCCAAACCTCTAGCCTTCTGGAGCTATCTCTGGCTGGCGTTCATTTTTTTGTTTGTAGTCTCCGGGATCATCCTCGACACCTGCCTCTTAGGAGCAACAACACTTTCCCGGTGGCGCCCCTCTCTCCCCCTCAAGCGCCTGACTAGCCCACTGGCAGGGCTGCTTATCCCGGCATCCCTGGCTCTCACTCTCTGCCTCTATGGTTTTTTTGAGGCCCGGCAAATCCACACTGAAACCGTGATCATCAACACCCCAAAACTAGCGGCAGCCCACAGCCCTCTCCGCATTGTCCAAATTTCCGATGTCCACCTGGGGCTGATCATAGGCCGCGCCCGCCTTGGCCGAATCCTTACGGCGGTGAACCAGGCCCGACCGGATATCCTGGTCAGCACAGGGGACCTGGTCGATGGACAACTCGACGGCATGGAAGAACTGGCTGAGATGCTTGCCGACATCCGACCGCGCTACGGCAAATACGCGGTCACAGGCAACCACGAATACTATGCCGGCATCTCACACTCCTTATCCTTCACTAAACGCGCCGGATTCACCCTGCTGCAAGGAGAGGCCATCCACCTCGACGGACTGCTTACTCTCGCTGGGGTCAATGACCGGGGCCGCCATGCAGCTGAGCTAACCGGCCCATCCGTTGAGCAGAACCTGCTCGCCCCCCTGGACCAGTCAACCTTCACCCTGCTTCTCAAGCACAGACCAGAGATATCCCCGGACAGCTTCGGCCTTTTTGACTTACAACTCTCTGGCCACACCCATAAAGGTCAAATATTTCCATTTTCACTGCTCACCAATCTTTTTTTCGTCAAAAATGCAGGACTCCTCACGATTGATGAGCAGTGCCAACTCTATGTAAACCGCGGCAGCGGCACCTGGGGTCCTCCCATCCGGCTCCTCTCCCCGCCGGAAGTCACAGTAATTGAGTTGCGTCACGACATGACATCTCCTGTTCCTGACGTAAAGCCGACGCTTGACAGCGCCACCAAGGAAAAGTAG